The proteins below are encoded in one region of Silene latifolia isolate original U9 population chromosome 2, ASM4854445v1, whole genome shotgun sequence:
- the LOC141641030 gene encoding uncharacterized protein LOC141641030, with amino-acid sequence MDWNDYTPANDSTWTWKTICKVKEQLKHGFIDNCWAPHQKGYTISHGYDWLMGTTPTQHWTKIGWNEWNVPKHSFNSWLIMQGGLNTKVRLFSYGCCQDDLCILCAEQAETNEHLFTECKFSCQVQQYVEDWIERPFPTDSELLNVSDSSMKWKALALVLSCYRYTVWHQRNLARTQFSVAMPVLVAERMKIVVQQQICNFTDRRGGQHELNARTWIGFC; translated from the coding sequence ATGGACTGGAATGACTATACACCTGCAAATGACTCAACTTGGACTTGGAAGACTATTTGTAAGGTGAAGGAGCAGCTTAAACATGGATTCATTGACAACTGTTGGGCTCCTCATCAAAAAGGATATACAATTAGCCATGGATATGATTGGCTTATGGGAACAACTCCTACTCAGCATTGGACAAAAATAGGTTGGAATGAATGGAATGTGCCCAAACATTCCTTCAATTCATGGTTGATAATGCAGGGTGGATTGAATACCAAAGTCAGGCTCTTTTCGTATGGATGCTGTCAGGATGACCTGTGTATCCTGTGTGCAGAACAGGCTGAAACAAATGAGCATCTCTTTACTGAATGTAAATTCAGTTGTCAAGTTCAGCAATATGTTGAAGACTGGATTGAACGTCCTTTCCCCACTGATAGTGAGCTGCTGAATGTTTCTGATAGCAGCATGAAATGGAAGGCTCTAGCTTTGGTGCTCTCGTGCTACAGGTACACAGTTTGGCATCAACGCAATCTTGCTCGAACTCAGTTCAGTGTAGCCATGCCTGTGTTAGTGGCAGAACGGATGAAGATAGTGGTCCAACAACAAATTTGCAATTTTACTGATCGAAGAGGAGGACAACATGAGTTGAATGCAAGGACTTGGATTGGTTTCTGTTAA